A single window of Zea mays cultivar B73 chromosome 10, Zm-B73-REFERENCE-NAM-5.0, whole genome shotgun sequence DNA harbors:
- the LOC103640910 gene encoding uncharacterized protein DDB_G0271670 yields the protein MPPSSQMVAILQLTLLLISCSLYSMLHSSSSSSPSSSSSSSSSAPSSLALLVLLVVSTCLSLLFASLKRLLRDTTAHRGANNRAPAPSMEEAAAAAAAVFPEKSVVSSSPLPQDEAAEDFTVGGSGTSPSDSSECATTNDDEDEGTEEEGSVSDETDADNDDDDDDESLIEISLVDGHYVGSEQRRAYNCNYKKDLLADLLPDLLLDRRDFIFDILSEIGEEDDSLIEIDLARGSIKCDVVKA from the coding sequence ATGCCGCCCAGCTCCCAGATGGTGGCCATACTACAACTCACGCTCCTACTCATTTCATGTAGCCTTTACAGCATGCtgcattcttcttcttcttcttctccttcctcctcctcctcctcctcctcctcggcaCCGTCCTCGCTCGCGTTGCTGGTGCTGCTGGTCGTCTCCACCTGCCTCTCCTTGCTCTTCGCCAGCCTCAAAAGGCTACTCAGAGACACCACCGCCCACAGAGGAGCTAACAACAGGGCGCCAGCTCCTTCCATGGAggaggctgcggctgcggctgcggctgtgTTTCCGGAGAAGAGCGTTGTGTCGTCGTCGCCACTGCCACAGGACGAGGCGGCGGAGGATTTCACGGTGGGCGGGAGCGGAACAAGCCCGTCAGATTCTTCGGAGTGCGCGACGACCAACGACGACGAGGACGAGGGCACCGAGGAAGAAGGCTCGGTGTCAGACGAAACCGACGccgacaacgacgacgacgacgacgacgagagccTCATTGAGATCTCCCTTGTCGACGGCCACTACGTGGGCTCCGAGCAGCGCCGCGCGTACAACTGCAACTACAAGAAGGACCTCCTCGCGGACCTGCTGCCGGACTTGCTGCTCGACAGGAGAGACTTCATCTTCGACATCTTGTCGGAGATCGGCGAGGAGGACGACAGCCTGATCGAGATCGACCTCGCGAGAGGCTCCATCAAGTGCGACGTCGTCAAGGCGTGA